Proteins co-encoded in one Ictalurus furcatus strain D&B chromosome 9, Billie_1.0, whole genome shotgun sequence genomic window:
- the clic5a gene encoding chloride intracellular channel protein 5a isoform X1, which yields MTELVSSNEEDKDPDIELFVKAGSDGESIGNCPFSQRLFMILWLKGVVFNVTTVDLKRKPPDLHNLAPGTHPPFLTFNGEVRTDVNKIEEYLEEMLAPPKYVVRAGLLFFCVFFFLVQVECLIASFLSRYPKLATKNRESNTAGNDIFAKFSAYIKNTKPEANTSLQRGLLKTLKKLDDFLNSPLPEEIDADSMEEEKCSNRKYLDGNELTLADCNLLPKLHVVKVVSKKYRNFEIPSEYSGVWRYLQNAYARDEFTNTCAADREIELAYQDVARRLGK from the exons ATGACAGAATTGGTCTCTTCAAATGAAGAGGATAAGGATCCTGACATTGAGTTGTTCGTAAAG GCAGGCAGTGATGGAGAGAGCATTGGGAACTGTCCCTTCTCCCAAAGACTCTTCATGATCTTATGGCTGAAAGGGGTGGTATTCAATGTCACCACTGTTGATCTGAAAAG GAAACCACCAGATCTACATAATCTGGCACCTGGAACACACCCACCTTTTCTCACCTTCAATGGCGAGGTGCGGACTGATGTAAACAAGATCGAGGAGTACCTAGAGGAGATGCTAGCTCCTCCAAAGTATGTAGTCAGagcagggttgttgtttttttgtgtatttttttttcttgtgcaaGTTGAATGCCTTATTGCCTCCTTTCTCTCAAGGTACCCAAAACTAGCGACAAAAAACAGGGAATCAAATACAGCAGGAAATGACATCTTTGCTAAGTTCTCTGCATACATAAAGAACACAAAACCTGAGGCTAATACAA GTCTACAGCGAGGTTTACTGAAGACTCTGAAGAAACTAGATGACTTCCTTAACTCTCCTCTACCGGAGGAGATAGATGCAGATAGCATGGAGGAGGAAAAGTGCTCCAATCGTAAATACCTTGATGGCAATGAATTAACACTCGCAGACTGCAACCTTCTCCCTAAACTTCATGTTGTCAAG GTAGTATCTAAGAAATACCGTAACTTTGAGATACCATCAGAGTACAGTGGAGTTTGGCGCTATCTACAGAACGCCTACGCGCGGGACGAGTTCACCAACACGTGTGCAGCTGACCGAGAGATCGAACTAGCTTACCAGGATGTAGCCAGACGGCTGGGCAAGTGA
- the clic5a gene encoding chloride intracellular channel protein 5a isoform X2, whose protein sequence is MTELVSSNEEDKDPDIELFVKAGSDGESIGNCPFSQRLFMILWLKGVVFNVTTVDLKRKPPDLHNLAPGTHPPFLTFNGEVRTDVNKIEEYLEEMLAPPKYPKLATKNRESNTAGNDIFAKFSAYIKNTKPEANTSLQRGLLKTLKKLDDFLNSPLPEEIDADSMEEEKCSNRKYLDGNELTLADCNLLPKLHVVKVVSKKYRNFEIPSEYSGVWRYLQNAYARDEFTNTCAADREIELAYQDVARRLGK, encoded by the exons ATGACAGAATTGGTCTCTTCAAATGAAGAGGATAAGGATCCTGACATTGAGTTGTTCGTAAAG GCAGGCAGTGATGGAGAGAGCATTGGGAACTGTCCCTTCTCCCAAAGACTCTTCATGATCTTATGGCTGAAAGGGGTGGTATTCAATGTCACCACTGTTGATCTGAAAAG GAAACCACCAGATCTACATAATCTGGCACCTGGAACACACCCACCTTTTCTCACCTTCAATGGCGAGGTGCGGACTGATGTAAACAAGATCGAGGAGTACCTAGAGGAGATGCTAGCTCCTCCAAA GTACCCAAAACTAGCGACAAAAAACAGGGAATCAAATACAGCAGGAAATGACATCTTTGCTAAGTTCTCTGCATACATAAAGAACACAAAACCTGAGGCTAATACAA GTCTACAGCGAGGTTTACTGAAGACTCTGAAGAAACTAGATGACTTCCTTAACTCTCCTCTACCGGAGGAGATAGATGCAGATAGCATGGAGGAGGAAAAGTGCTCCAATCGTAAATACCTTGATGGCAATGAATTAACACTCGCAGACTGCAACCTTCTCCCTAAACTTCATGTTGTCAAG GTAGTATCTAAGAAATACCGTAACTTTGAGATACCATCAGAGTACAGTGGAGTTTGGCGCTATCTACAGAACGCCTACGCGCGGGACGAGTTCACCAACACGTGTGCAGCTGACCGAGAGATCGAACTAGCTTACCAGGATGTAGCCAGACGGCTGGGCAAGTGA
- the clic5a gene encoding chloride intracellular channel protein 5a isoform X3, which produces MILWLKGVVFNVTTVDLKRKPPDLHNLAPGTHPPFLTFNGEVRTDVNKIEEYLEEMLAPPKYVVRAGLLFFCVFFFLVQVECLIASFLSRYPKLATKNRESNTAGNDIFAKFSAYIKNTKPEANTSLQRGLLKTLKKLDDFLNSPLPEEIDADSMEEEKCSNRKYLDGNELTLADCNLLPKLHVVKVVSKKYRNFEIPSEYSGVWRYLQNAYARDEFTNTCAADREIELAYQDVARRLGK; this is translated from the exons ATGATCTTATGGCTGAAAGGGGTGGTATTCAATGTCACCACTGTTGATCTGAAAAG GAAACCACCAGATCTACATAATCTGGCACCTGGAACACACCCACCTTTTCTCACCTTCAATGGCGAGGTGCGGACTGATGTAAACAAGATCGAGGAGTACCTAGAGGAGATGCTAGCTCCTCCAAAGTATGTAGTCAGagcagggttgttgtttttttgtgtatttttttttcttgtgcaaGTTGAATGCCTTATTGCCTCCTTTCTCTCAAGGTACCCAAAACTAGCGACAAAAAACAGGGAATCAAATACAGCAGGAAATGACATCTTTGCTAAGTTCTCTGCATACATAAAGAACACAAAACCTGAGGCTAATACAA GTCTACAGCGAGGTTTACTGAAGACTCTGAAGAAACTAGATGACTTCCTTAACTCTCCTCTACCGGAGGAGATAGATGCAGATAGCATGGAGGAGGAAAAGTGCTCCAATCGTAAATACCTTGATGGCAATGAATTAACACTCGCAGACTGCAACCTTCTCCCTAAACTTCATGTTGTCAAG GTAGTATCTAAGAAATACCGTAACTTTGAGATACCATCAGAGTACAGTGGAGTTTGGCGCTATCTACAGAACGCCTACGCGCGGGACGAGTTCACCAACACGTGTGCAGCTGACCGAGAGATCGAACTAGCTTACCAGGATGTAGCCAGACGGCTGGGCAAGTGA